The following nucleotide sequence is from Malania oleifera isolate guangnan ecotype guangnan chromosome 4, ASM2987363v1, whole genome shotgun sequence.
CAATTTTCATACTCCCACATCATGTTTGTGGATAAGAATAGAAGGGTGAGGCGTATACAGGGGTTTAACACCTATTGCTGCCATGTTAacatttaaatgttttatttcatatttattaatatttattggaAGCTCTAGTCATTggtaggagttgtggttagtgttaggatgtgatcctattttataggagttgTGGTCGGTGCTAAGATGTGATCCTATCTTATAAGAGTTGTAGTTAGTGCTAGTATGTGATCCTATTTTATAAGAGTTTGTGGTTAGTGTTAGGATGTAGTGTTCTGATGTAAAGTCTATTTATAAGCCATTTTCTTATCAATTTTCATATCAAAGTTTTACCATTTTAACTTGTCTCTTTTGTTTACTCTTACATTTGTATCATGCCATTAACTCATCATTCcaaatatttttacatttgtaCATTTTTGAGGTGTTTAAAAGGATATATCGTGATGGAAATAAGTATTGATATTTGTTAAAATGATTTTTCAGCCATGAATTTCTTGCAGATTTCCTAACACTATGCATTCTAGAattcattttccatcaaaatggAGAGATTTTCTATCATATTGTATTCAACCCAAAGGCCTATCTCTCATAATTGGATGGTTACCTTCAAACAGATGctataaatgattttaaaaacaacGACTAAATTAGGCCCATTGTCATCATTTTCTCCCATTGCGAATCCTTTGTTGTACATTCTGATCAGGCTTTGAGTACCTTGCGTAGGAGTTGCAACTGGAAGCTCTACTGTTGTGCTGGCTACCATATTCCTCATCTTCAAATACAAAAGGAAAACATCACCATTCTTCAAGATATTCTGCTTTGGGAAGAATCAAAATATAGATCATGAGAGCAAAAGTGCCGAGGAGTTCATTGAGGAATATCGATCTACCTTACTAAGCAACTATTCCTACAATGATATTAAGAAGATCACCAATGGCTTCAAAGACAAACTTGGCAGAGGAGGCTACGGCAGTGTCTACAAGGGAAACTTGTCAGATGGTCGCACTGTTGCGGTCAAAGTGCTTGAGAATTCCAATGACATTAGCCACGATTTCATTAATGAAGTCACCACCATTGGCACCATTCACCATATTAATATAATACGCTTATTGGGTTTCTGTTGGGATGGCTCCAAACAGGCGCTTATATACGAGTACATGCCAAATGGATCCCTCGGGGACTTGCTGTCTAAGAAGGGGTTAAACCATTCGGTGGGATTGGAAAGGCTACTTGAAATTGCCCTCGGGGTTGCACATGGAATAGAGTATCTGCACTATGGGTGCGGCTCGCGAATCTTGCATCTTGATATAAAGCCACAAAATGTTTTGTTAGACCGCAATTTTAATCCAAAAATTTCGGATTTTGGGTTGGCAAAAGCGTACTCCCGTACTCGAAGCGTCGTCACGATGACGGGTGCAAGGGGTACCATTGGATATATAGCTCCTGAGATTTTTTTGAGAAGTTTTGGGAAGCCCTCTGAGAAATCTGATGTTTATAGCTATGGGATGCTGCTACTGGAGATGGTTGGCGCGAAAGAGCATGGGCTGTCTATTGTTATGGGTTCGAGTGAAGCCCAGTTTCCTGGTTGGATTTATGACAAACTCATTGAAGAACAAGAGATGGTGCTGATTGATTCTGTAGTAAGGGAGGAGGAGTACATAGCAAGGAAAATGGCGGTGGTGGGTTTATGGTGCATTCAGATGAATCCCAAAGACCGTCCTTCAATGAGAAGTGTTGTGGAAATGTTGTCTGGGAGTGTGGAAGCCATTGAAATGCCCCCTAAACCCTTTCTTTGTTCTCCTCCAAGGGTGCAATCTGAGCACACAAGTCATTCCATTGACAGCAGTGTCAGTATGGTGGAACCTCTCGCATCTGAGAATCTTGTGACATAAACTTCTGAAAGAGAAAAACACAGCAGGTTTTAAAAGGCCATGCTACTACAATAATATTCTTTGGGAAATTTAAATTACATGAATCTTAGATAGCATCATAAATATTGTGAAGGCAAGGTTTTGCTCGAGCCTCTAGGGGTGTCAATTTgaagatttattattattattattattatttaggccAATGACTCGAAAGACACAGTAGCAGCTTTTGcacagaaaaaaataataataataataataataattaggtaATGTTTGAGAGCTGGGTTTCGAGGATTGAATTTGTAtggatttagaaaaattttaacataaattttatattgtatttttcTATACACAAGTTCAAATATAAGGCTTGAAATCTACGCACTTGAACTTAGGAGCATGATATTTTCGTTCGGTtcatgaattttttaaatacaatATTACAAGTTTTATCACAATGTGGCTGTTCATAAGACTGCCTTAAATTTGTAATGATAATATTATTAAGCGAATAATTTCATttaaactttttattttcaaaaaaaaatatgtatattattgtaACACAAATGTGATGATGATGATCATaacaataatttttatttttagtaagaactaaaagtaataataataagaataacaGTAATTcctaatattaattattataattagtgttaatattaaataataatttgaatgtTAATAATTagtaataatgatagtaataataatttttgttattgtcattcttattattagtaaattatactaattaaaatattcaaaactaataattacaataatttttacactaataacaataacaatattattactattaatatcaGTAAATAACAATAAGTATCACTATTAGGATTAAATAATAATACTTAGAATTGGAAGCAAATAATGATGCCATATGCCCTTAGAatctatatttttgaataatataaatttggattaattttataattttagtatatgtaaatataaacaaaaaaaaaagtgagaccGAACAATTTAGATTAATTTTGTAATATAAAGGTATTTGAAAGGAAAATGATTGAATTCGAcccattaaaaaagaaaattatagTGGAACCCATTTATATTGAgggttttaatttatttatttatttatgaaagagagagataagagtttaaaaaataaataaaaagattgTGGAGCCAaatggagagagaaagagagtgagaggagttaaaaaaataaattaaaaagattTAGTAGGACCacatgtagagagagagagagagagagataggaaaaaaaatcaaaacttaaatgaaaaaaaaaaaattagtgctACATGTCAACACTAGGTTTGTCTGATGCttgaagataaataaataaataaataaatatatatatatatatatattctaaattattgaatttttaatatttcaagTATTTATTAATggttgaatttttatttttaacatttatattctAATTTATCAATATGTGACAATTGTATTGAGCaaatgatacaaaataatgtgttaaatcataatattattattaaaactaATTATTGAATCACATGTGTATACCCACCCCACCACAAAGTGCGGGCtagtttttttaataattattaaaatggataataataataataataataataataataataataataataataatcctaaTAAATTACTAGAGATGTGTCAATGAGTAGACGACTATGTTTTGATCCTCCGAATTAGTGCCACTTGGATGGGTCCGAAGGACTTATTCCGATTGGagtttcaaatcatcaataataatCTGACTGGTATCTGTCAACATTTTAAGGTCGCACCAGGTGGAGCATATGGAAAAACTTTCTTAATCTCAAATCAATTATCTGGGAACTCATGAAGATTCATGTTGGAGATGGTAACATACAAAAGAATTTATGGATCATGCATCCAAACATTCATTAAAATGAATGAAAATTGAAAAGGAGAAAGGTTAGGCACTAACTTTAAGGATGAACTTCATTTTGTGAATCGAGTAGAAAACCTCTTTCTTTCAAGTCACTCCCTAAATGCTTTAAACAAGAATGATAGGAAGTGAATTTTCGTTTCTTTCTTTCAAAGCAAATCCCTTATGCAAAGCCCCTTTATTTCACTTAGAAATCTCTCCTTGCCTCTACTTGGATATACCCATTTCTCTCCCTAAGAAGACCCTTTTATAAATCTCGAATAGAAGGGAGGGAAGGAGAGATTTCTAAGTGAAATAAAGGGGCTTTATAAATCTCGAATAGAAGGGAGGGAAAACcccttttgaatttgaaatttgaaaattcaaattaaaataattacTATTATTAACTACCAACCATCAACTGCCAATGTTATTGCTTGAGATGTGACATCAATGGGACACGTGGTGTGATAcctcatggatgaaagactttaaagattagatattactatccatatcaacaatgtgcacctttcttttcgggagttttcccataagaactccatagttaagcgtgcttaacttggagcaatcttgggatgggtgaccacctaagaagttttctcaagaagtgtgtgagtgaggacaaaacacactgaaaaggacatgtgttggtttgtggggccagtcattagttcgataaggcccgccccgctgttgtctggtccaggtggaggaggagagatgcaatgctccctgacagacccaggttggggcgttacaagatggtatcagagccaacacccaaccggaagtgtgatgagatttacatcgcttgggtttggaaatgtgggttcgcaacgaggacgttgcgttctataagtgggggagaatgtgataccccatggatgaaagacttaaaagattagatgttattacccatatcaacaaggtgcacttttctttttgggagctttcctataagaactccatagttaagcgtgcttgacttgaagcaatcttaggatgggtgaccacctgggaagttttctcaggaagtgtgtaagtggggataaaacacactgaaaaggacacgtgtttgtttgtggggccagtcattgtCTGATAAGGCTCGCCCCCCGGTTGTCGAGTCAAGG
It contains:
- the LOC131152875 gene encoding rust resistance kinase Lr10-like, whose amino-acid sequence is MEAKSIAIFISLLTALELTPTCRPQNDDSISSSYYDFCKPFNCGNYTFSFPFSSETDDQAPLKCGLPLSEYMILCENSTSRAALNLGGARQFRVKQIFPTEKLITVVDDQLITDLNSSSCESLQNLPPPPRPSDIAPLELSPLGVNLTFLKCSISHGGLVLDGVLANYSCGEGVKSFYLRKEVNRLDGYSPPLRPAEVPSGCEFVAMPVSTASLTKARLLNDTKENIANIVLVDGFGVFNKGERERRRVLADIFSDGFSLQWPSLSDCENCRNRGGRCGYDSSSRLIDCFCEGGCDSRQRKQKRFKSWKLIVGVATGSSTVVLATIFLIFKYKRKTSPFFKIFCFGKNQNIDHESKSAEEFIEEYRSTLLSNYSYNDIKKITNGFKDKLGRGGYGSVYKGNLSDGRTVAVKVLENSNDISHDFINEVTTIGTIHHINIIRLLGFCWDGSKQALIYEYMPNGSLGDLLSKKGLNHSVGLERLLEIALGVAHGIEYLHYGCGSRILHLDIKPQNVLLDRNFNPKISDFGLAKAYSRTRSVVTMTGARGTIGYIAPEIFLRSFGKPSEKSDVYSYGMLLLEMVGAKEHGLSIVMGSSEAQFPGWIYDKLIEEQEMVLIDSVVREEEYIARKMAVVGLWCIQMNPKDRPSMRSVVEMLSGSVEAIEMPPKPFLCSPPRVQSEHTSHSIDSSVSMVEPLASENLVT